Proteins encoded together in one Lathyrus oleraceus cultivar Zhongwan6 chromosome 5, CAAS_Psat_ZW6_1.0, whole genome shotgun sequence window:
- the LOC127087640 gene encoding probable WRKY transcription factor 40, whose translation MDYSPWINTSLDLNINPQRPHLEAPINGMENNFFSLGMRSSSPKEESSGALVEELKRVSAENKKLTGMLTEMCENYNTLRNNLMEYMKKNPETKEVISSSKKRKSDEISTSNNNLIGVNGNNSESSSSDEDQSCKKPRELETCIKAKVSRVYFKTEASDSSLIVKDGYQWRKYGQKVTRDNPSPRAYFKCSFAPSCAVKKKVQRSVDDPSVTVATYEGEHNHPHPSQMEPTNNRCRNQMNSVAPSSAAAPSTVTLDWTKKTKCSNDSSYKNRMINSDSKMEIPQILVEQMASSLTKDVKFRAALAAAISGQMLHQN comes from the exons ATGGATTATTCACCATGGATTAACACTTCCTTGGATCTCAATATTAACCCTCAAAGGCCTCATCTAGAAGCTCCT ATAAATGGAATGGAAAACAATTTTTTCTCATTAGGGATGAGGAGCTCTTCTCCAAAAGAAGAG TCAAGTGGTGCTTTGGTGGAGGAGCTGAAACGAGTGAGTGCTGAAAACAAGAAGTTAACAGGAATGTTGACAGAGATGTGTGAGAATTACAACACATTGAGAAACAACTTGATGGAATATATGAAGAAGAATCCTGAAACTAAAGAGGTTATAAGTTCATCAAAGAAAAGAAAATCTGATGAAATAAGCACTAGTAACAACAATCTAATAGGAGTTAATGGAAACAACTCTGAGAGTAGTTCAAGTGATGAAGATCAATCATGCAAgaaaccgagagaattagaaaCTTGCATTAAGGCTAAAGTTTCAAGAGTTTATTTCAAAACAGAAGCTTCTGATTCAAGCCTT ATTGTGAAAGATGGATATCAATGGAGAAAATACGGACAAAAGGTGACAAGAGATAACCCTTCACCAAGAGCCTATTTCAAATGTTCATTTGCTCCAAGCTGCGCAGTGAAGAAGAAAGTGCAAAGAAGTGTGGATGATCCATCGGTTACAGTTGCAACATATGAAGGAGAACACAATCATCCTCATCCTTCTCAGATGGAGCCAACAAACAACCGTTGTAGGAATCAGATGAATTCAGTAGCACCTTCTTCTGCTGCTGCACCAAGTACAGTTACACTTGATTGGACAAAAAAGACAAAGTGTAGCAATGATTCTTCTTATAAGAATAGGATGATAAATAGTGATTCCAAAATGGAAATACCTCAGATTTTGGTGGAACAAATGGCTTCTTCGTTGACCAAGGATGTTAAGTTTAGAGCAGCACTTGCAGCTGCTATATCGGGACAAATGTTGCACCAGAATTAA